The window ACATGTGGTGCCCAGATGGGCCACGGATTCGAATTTCTTCCCCATCATTGCCAAGAGCAAAGCAGTAACTGCTCTGCTCGGTGATGTGCGTAATGCCATTGCGCAAGCATGGCCCAAAGCAAACTAAACTTTTTCCTCTCACCCTCTAAAGAAGAAGCTGTAGATCATGACTGAAAAGAACAACGCCCCTCTCACTGGTAGCAACCGCGTCAAGCGTGGACTTGCAGAGCAGCTCAAGGGCGGTGTCATCATGGACGTCGTCAACGCAGAGCAGGCTCGCATTGCTGAAGACGCTGGTGCAATTGCAGTAATGGCTCTGGAGCGTGTCCCCGCAGACATTCGTGCGCAGGGTGGCGTAGCTCGCATGAGCGACCCCGACCTCATTGAGGGCATTCAAGCTGCTGTGAAAATTCCCGTCATGGCTAAGGCCCGTATCGGTCACTTCGTTGAGGCACAGGTTCTTGCCGAGCTCAACGTTGACTTCATTGACGAGTCCGAAGTTCTCAGCCCAGCTGACTACGTCAACCACATCGACAAGTGGGCATTCGATGTTCCTTTCGTCTGTGGTGCAACAAACCTGGGTGAAGCTCTTCGTCGTATCAACGAAGGTGCTTCCATGATTCGCTCCAAGGGTGAAGCTGGTACCGGTGACGTTTCTGAAGCAACTAAGCACATCCGTAAGATCAACTCAGAACTGCGTTGGTTGTCCTCCATGTCGAAGGACGAGCTTTACGTTGCTGCTAAGGAACTTCAGGCTCCCTACGACCTCGTTGTAGAGGTTGCAGCTGCTGGAAAGCTTCCTGTTCCTATGTTCACCGCTGGTGGTGTTGCCACTCCTGCAGATGCAGCCATGATGCTTCAGCTCGGTGCTGATGGTGTCTTCGTCGGCTCAGGTATCTTCAAGTCGGGTGACCCTGCTGCTCGCGCAAAGGCGATCGTCAAGGCAGCAGCATTCTTCGATGACCCCAAGGTCATCGTGGAAACCTCTCGCGGACTCGGTGAAGCAATGGTCGGCATCAACGTCGCTGACATTCCTGCACCACACCGCCTCGCTGATCGTGGCTGGTAACTTCCAGCACCTCAGAATTGGCGTCCTCGCCTTTCAAGGTGATGTTCGTGAGCACATCCAGGTTCTCGAAGAACTTGGTGCGCAGGTCAGTAAAGTTCGTCGTCCCGATGAACTAGCCGCTGTGGACGCATTGGTGATCCCTGGTGGGGAATCCAGTGTGATGGACAAGCTAGTTCGCTTGTTTGGCATGCAACAACCTCTTCGTGACGCCATCGCTAGTGGGCTTCCTGTTTTTGGTACCTGTGCGGGACTCATCATGATGGCTGACCACATCGTGGACGCTATTGCCGAACAAGAGTCGCTCGGTGGACTTCATGTCGATGTTCGTCGAAATGCTTTTGGCACCCAGATTGATTCTTTTGAGGTTGACCTCGAAATGCCAGGTGTCACAGCTGAACCTGTTCCTGCAACGTTTATCCGTGCTCCGATTGTGGAACGCGTTGGTGAGGGTGTCCGCGTGATTTCCCAACTTGCCGATGGTCGCATCGTTGCTGTTGAGCAGGGATATCTCCTTGGTATTTCTTTCCACCCTGAAGTCAACGGTGATACCCGAGTTCATGAATACTTCCTTGGGCGCGTAGCCCAATCTGTTGTTGAGAAGAAAGCTAGTATCTAAGGCATGTCTGGACATTCCAAATGGGCAACCACCAAGCACAAGAAGGCGATTATTGACTCTCGCCGTGCGAAGTCATTTGCCAAGCTGATTAAGAACATTGAAGTAGCAGCCAAGCTTGGCGGTGCTGACCTTTCTGGAAACCCCACCTTGGTGGATGCGGTTCAGAAAGCAAAGAAGACAAGTGTTCCCAACGACAACATTGATCGCGCCATCAAGCGTGGTGCTGGACTTACTGGTGACTCGGTTGAATACACCACCATCATGTACGAAGGTTACGGACCTAACGGTGTTGCACTTCTCATCGAATGTTTGACCGATAACAAGAACCGTGCCGCCGCTGAAGTGCGGACTGCGATGAGCCGTAATGGCGGAAACATGGCAGATCCTGGTTCTGTTGCCTATAACTTCAGCCGCAAGGGTGTTATTCGCGTTTCTGCTCAGACCGGTATCGATGAAGATTCCATCCTGGCTGCTGTTCTTGACGCGGGTGCTGAAGACGTTGAAACACACAACGGTTCGTTCGAAATCATTTCTGAACCTCAAGACCTGGTCAAGGTGCGCGAAGCTCTTCAGGCTGCCGGCATTGACTATGACTCTGCTGATGCAGAGTTCGTGCCTAACCTCGAGGTTGAAGTTGATGCGGACACTGCACGCAAGGTGTTCAAGCTCATTGATGCACTCGAAGATTCCGACGATGTTCAAAACGTCTTCAGTAACTTCGACTTGAGTGAATCAGTTCTCGCTGAGCTCGAGCAGGACTAACTTGCGCATTCTCGGAGTTGATCCGGGGCT of the Aurantimicrobium photophilum genome contains:
- the pdxS gene encoding pyridoxal 5'-phosphate synthase lyase subunit PdxS, encoding MTEKNNAPLTGSNRVKRGLAEQLKGGVIMDVVNAEQARIAEDAGAIAVMALERVPADIRAQGGVARMSDPDLIEGIQAAVKIPVMAKARIGHFVEAQVLAELNVDFIDESEVLSPADYVNHIDKWAFDVPFVCGATNLGEALRRINEGASMIRSKGEAGTGDVSEATKHIRKINSELRWLSSMSKDELYVAAKELQAPYDLVVEVAAAGKLPVPMFTAGGVATPADAAMMLQLGADGVFVGSGIFKSGDPAARAKAIVKAAAFFDDPKVIVETSRGLGEAMVGINVADIPAPHRLADRGW
- the pdxT gene encoding pyridoxal 5'-phosphate synthase glutaminase subunit PdxT, coding for MAGNFQHLRIGVLAFQGDVREHIQVLEELGAQVSKVRRPDELAAVDALVIPGGESSVMDKLVRLFGMQQPLRDAIASGLPVFGTCAGLIMMADHIVDAIAEQESLGGLHVDVRRNAFGTQIDSFEVDLEMPGVTAEPVPATFIRAPIVERVGEGVRVISQLADGRIVAVEQGYLLGISFHPEVNGDTRVHEYFLGRVAQSVVEKKASI
- a CDS encoding YebC/PmpR family DNA-binding transcriptional regulator, with translation MSGHSKWATTKHKKAIIDSRRAKSFAKLIKNIEVAAKLGGADLSGNPTLVDAVQKAKKTSVPNDNIDRAIKRGAGLTGDSVEYTTIMYEGYGPNGVALLIECLTDNKNRAAAEVRTAMSRNGGNMADPGSVAYNFSRKGVIRVSAQTGIDEDSILAAVLDAGAEDVETHNGSFEIISEPQDLVKVREALQAAGIDYDSADAEFVPNLEVEVDADTARKVFKLIDALEDSDDVQNVFSNFDLSESVLAELEQD